The following nucleotide sequence is from Candidatus Hadarchaeales archaeon.
CTCCCATCCCAGACGGCCGCTATTAGACTCCACGAATTGTTTGGAAAGTTTTGATCGGGGACCTCAAGCGTGTACTTGTTTCCAGCAGAATCCCAGACCATAAACGCGGTTGTTCCCCTAGCGCTCTCATTCACTCTCAACAGATAAACAATGTCTTTTTTCACGATTTCTCCGTTGTGCGGCTTCGAGCGCGGATTTATCCAAGCAACTATCGAAAGCCCAGAGAGTCCTTCCAAGATATCTTTATCTCCGACCTCTACTCTCGCCGTCCCTCCGGGAAAATCTAAAGCTCCGCCGATCCGTCCAGTAACCCATGATGCGCCAATAACCGTCCCGTGATTGCCGTAGCCGCTAGAGTCGTAAGCGGTTGCCCCAGATCCTTCATCGAATTTCCACCATCCGATTGGATCGAGCTTTATCAATTCGATCCCACCATATTGTTTGATTAAGAGATTTCCAGAGGTTGATCCAATTGACCACTCCTCCTGCGTATCGACAGAAAGAAGACTCTCCCTTTCTCTTACTGGAGCTCTAGCCAATCCAACGTACATGTCCGCTGCGCCGTAGTAAAGATACCAAATATTATCAACTCTGACGAGACCTTCAGCGAAAACGCAATCCACGACCTGACCTGTCCTTTCCCAAGAGAACTCTGGTCGCATGAATGGCTCCTCGCATCTCGCCACAATTTTGGTCGGGTCTCTTAACGAAAAAATGACCCAGCCAACTCTCATCATTCCTCCCGAGCCGAGCGGAGCATCAAGCGAGTTGTAAAGGAGGAATATTCCATTTTGAAGAACGAACGGTGCTGGTCCGGGTTCTATTGTAAGAGCATCAAAATATCCCCCGCGCCTTCGCATAACGACACCCCCAAGTGTCCAGTCTGTCAAGTTTTCGGAAAAGGCGTAGTAGAGATCGCCACCTCCAGCTCCCGCCTCCAGATACATCCAATATTTTCCATTTATCTTCACGGGGACTATAGCGCCGGATTTTGTCCACAGGCTTGTGTCTCTGAACGCAAGTCCAACCTTTTCCCAATTTTCTAAATTAGCGGATCTGGCAAGGGCAAGCCTCGCTGTGGTCCCATCATAAGCCGTATACGTCATCCAGAAAGTTTCACCGATCTTCACAATTCTTGGGTCTTCGCATCCTCCACCGAGCTCATACCATTCTGTTGGAGCTATTGCTGGATTCGGTCTACGCTGCCAGTTTATTCCATCTGTGCTTGTGGCCATGCCGATTACGGAAGGTCCTCCATGTGAAGCCTGCGCCCTATAAAACATGTAGAAAACTCCATTGTGATAGGCAACAGCGGGATTATATGCGGCATACCCATCAAACCCGCTCCCACTTGGCCCAAAAACCGGAGAATTTTCCTTTACCCATTCGTTCTCGAAGAATGGGGGTTTCGACTCTGCCTTTTTCACCGGAATGTTTTCCCGCCGGTTTACCTTGAATCTCTCCGGAAATTCCCTGCTTGATCCATCCACACCAACCCAGACGCTCCAATTTCCAGGAGATGCTTTCCTATCAAGTTTTACTCTAAATGTCCATAGACCGGTGGAAACAGAGGATTTTGACGGATCGATATATCCAAATCCTGGACCTACCTCGGAGAACCCTTCACCCGACCGCCATCTGAATGTGTAGTGCTCCTCCAAGGAATCCCGAGCTTCAGGAGAAACTCCAGCTTTGTATAACTTGAGCAGAACCTCACTCGCGTTACCCGAAATCTGAACGCCTACGGAAAACCACACTTCCGGATCTATGTTGTCAAGAATTATTATCGCGGATATCTGTGGAGCTGATTGCGCAAAAACAGTTGCTTCCGAAGTTGAAGCGATAAGAGTAAAAGCAGCTAAGAAAAAGACGAGTATCCTCCCGGACTTCAAATCCGTCATCGTCTTCACTCGATTATTTTAGTAATTCGCTTTATCTCTGGATCTGTGAAAACATCGTGCTCATCGGTGCTAGTTGTGGAAAACTCAGAAACCACAGCTCCCTTCGGTCCAGCCTGGAACCAGTGCAACGTGTTTGGCGGAATTGTATACTGATCGCCAGGCTTCAGCACTATCTCATGTCTGGCTGTGAAATACTTTTCTCTTCCCTTAGGAATCTTGGCATGAATCTTTGGAGAAGGCTCGCCCGGCACGTAAAGGTATACTTTGCCCCAGCGACATCTGAAGGTCTCCATTTTTCCTGGTCTCTCACCAACTGGCGGATGTCTGTGCTCCGGACAAGTCTGATGGGGAAATAGAATCAACTCTTTCGCGCAGTAATAATCGTTGTTCACATAAACAACAAGCTGGAGTCCTATCCTCTCGACATCATTGAGACCGAAATCTGCAACCTCCATTTTTTCCTTTTCTTCTTTTGTCAGAACGATTCCCGCCTGTTTGAGAAGCCTCAGCGCCCGGTCCCTGTACCTTCTCCATTGTTCGCGAGTTATTGCCAACTATATCGCCTCCCTAACTTTTCACTCATTATCAATTAAAGCTTTCCGGTAAATTCTGAATTCCTTAATAAGAAACCTAATGAGCTTCTTCCTCCTCCATTATCGCCATCATGAAGTATCTATGGAGGAGAACGTAGATAACCAGCAGAGGCAAAACGGTCAGAATCGCACCTGCCATAAATAGATTCCACTTGGCGAGTCCTCCCATCATTCCGAAGAGTCCTACAGTCACGGGCATCGCCTGAGACTCTACTCCACCGAGAACAAGACCAAAGAGAAAGTCGTTCCAAATCGAAGTGAACTGATAAATCATCACGGAAATGATGGCTGGTTTAGACGCCGGTAGAATTACCTTTCTGTAGATTTCCCAGTCGCTCGCTTTTCTTTTCTTCAATTCCCTTATTTTTTTGTCTGGAATGTGCGTGTAGAAGTTTCTAAAGAGAAGTGTGCAGATCGGAATTCCGTAAACTGTGTGAACGAAAACCATGCCGGGAAGAGTATACGTGAGATTCAGTTCGCTCATCGTCCTGAAAAGGGGAAAGACAATCGTCGTGTAAGGTAGGAATGTTCCTGCGACCAAAACCATGAAGAGCAACTCCTTATACCTGAACTTCTGCTTGGAGAATACATAACCCATCCAAGATCCTATGATTATAGAGCAGAGAACCGCACCTGTCGTGAAGACTAGACTGTTGAGTAGTGGTCTCCCGAGTTTTTCTATGGCTTCTCCGTAAGCTTCCAAGGTCGGACTCCGGGGTGGCGCGAGCGGATTTGTGGTCCCTATTTCCGCCCAAGGCTTCAAAGAAGTGACTAAAGCGACCCAAATTGGGAGAAGGAAAATGAAGGTTACCACTATCAGAATCGCGTATATCAAAAGTCTTTTCCAATTCTTTTTGATATAATTCAAAACTTTCGCGATCATCTATGTCCCCTGTATGAGAACCAGACGTATGGGAGAACTATCGCCAAAACTATTCCGACGAGAATGTTACCAATCACTGCCCCGTAGGCGACGTTCATTTTCTGGTAAGCTTCCACATAAACCAAAATTGGGAGGGTGTAGTAAGAGCCTGGAGGATACCCCCGAGCCATCGTCCACAGGAGATCAAAGGATGCTTTGAGAACAAAAACGAAGATGACCACCGCACAACTCAGCAGAGGTATTCTCAACCTTGGAAACTCGA
It contains:
- a CDS encoding LamG-like jellyroll fold domain-containing protein; the encoded protein is MTDLKSGRILVFFLAAFTLIASTSEATVFAQSAPQISAIIILDNIDPEVWFSVGVQISGNASEVLLKLYKAGVSPEARDSLEEHYTFRWRSGEGFSEVGPGFGYIDPSKSSVSTGLWTFRVKLDRKASPGNWSVWVGVDGSSREFPERFKVNRRENIPVKKAESKPPFFENEWVKENSPVFGPSGSGFDGYAAYNPAVAYHNGVFYMFYRAQASHGGPSVIGMATSTDGINWQRRPNPAIAPTEWYELGGGCEDPRIVKIGETFWMTYTAYDGTTARLALARSANLENWEKVGLAFRDTSLWTKSGAIVPVKINGKYWMYLEAGAGGGDLYYAFSENLTDWTLGGVVMRRRGGYFDALTIEPGPAPFVLQNGIFLLYNSLDAPLGSGGMMRVGWVIFSLRDPTKIVARCEEPFMRPEFSWERTGQVVDCVFAEGLVRVDNIWYLYYGAADMYVGLARAPVRERESLLSVDTQEEWSIGSTSGNLLIKQYGGIELIKLDPIGWWKFDEGSGATAYDSSGYGNHGTVIGASWVTGRIGGALDFPGGTARVEVGDKDILEGLSGLSIVAWINPRSKPHNGEIVKKDIVYLLRVNESARGTTAFMVWDSAGNKYTLEVPDQNFPNNSWSLIAAVWDGSKIRIYKDNAVRLGEAPASFGRLNSNTNSFTIGNQPGGGEGFDGLIDEVMVFGRPLSESEIKILYSGLSEVKTSGQWISNWIDLGQTSSLEFLEVSSKIAQGEEVKILVETSLDGSTAAENTGWITLSGGVEKIPLSLPQTRFVRVTFSLRSENVTHSPSVSSFAFYGQAVPIISTTGNPLAVQSGSVLLSGFLEDLDNQETVVWLEWRPAGGSWSQTTKRTMSWREWFSAIVSGIMENSTYEFRAVAMDNNSGKVVMGLVKTFVADFTPPLQFSLISPENGSHLSESPILQWQATSDEISGLSHYEVWINGQNVENVTATTYNTALGENFYEWFVVAVDRMGNRRESGKFIFYLGNVQPPQISLSVSPRSRTVLRGESVTFTITIGYLSGIKLPMYLSVTGLPQDSSASFSQSSGVPSFTSTLTVSVGSNAQAGTYTLRLTVSGGGKMWSENLLLTVRSPAVFVIENMSLSKRRVSPGEKFKVYVWVKNVGDETGQTTIKLAVDNVEKDEKILEIPAGESVCVFFTLSIDESGTHTVNVDGLSESVEVVPSGFPLWVVGVVIAIGGAIFAIFKFFLIK
- a CDS encoding D-lyxose/D-mannose family sugar isomerase; translated protein: MAITREQWRRYRDRALRLLKQAGIVLTKEEKEKMEVADFGLNDVERIGLQLVVYVNNDYYCAKELILFPHQTCPEHRHPPVGERPGKMETFRCRWGKVYLYVPGEPSPKIHAKIPKGREKYFTARHEIVLKPGDQYTIPPNTLHWFQAGPKGAVVSEFSTTSTDEHDVFTDPEIKRITKIIE
- a CDS encoding carbohydrate ABC transporter permease → MIAKVLNYIKKNWKRLLIYAILIVVTFIFLLPIWVALVTSLKPWAEIGTTNPLAPPRSPTLEAYGEAIEKLGRPLLNSLVFTTGAVLCSIIIGSWMGYVFSKQKFRYKELLFMVLVAGTFLPYTTIVFPLFRTMSELNLTYTLPGMVFVHTVYGIPICTLLFRNFYTHIPDKKIRELKKRKASDWEIYRKVILPASKPAIISVMIYQFTSIWNDFLFGLVLGGVESQAMPVTVGLFGMMGGLAKWNLFMAGAILTVLPLLVIYVLLHRYFMMAIMEEEEAH